CTGCAGTTCCATTCTGGTGAGCGAATCGAGCATCCCGAACGGTTCATCCAGCAGCAGCATCTTGGGGGAAATTGCGAACGCCCGGGCAATGCCGACGCGTTGCTGCATGCCTTGTGATAATTCCTTGGCGGAACGTTCCGCCGCGTCGCCGAGGCCGACGAGGTTCAGAAAGTAATGGCCGATCTCGCGGCGTTCACGCTTCGGAACGTGCGGAAAGACGCGGTCGACGCCGAGCAGCACGTTATCGAGCGCCGTGAACCACGGCAACAGGCACGGCGATTGAAACACCACGCCGCGATCCGGCCCCGGCCCGTCGATCTCACGCCGCGCCACGGCGATCGATCCGGCGCTCGGCGTGGTCAAGCCGGCGACCATGCTCAGCACGGTGCTTTTGCCGCAGCCCGAATGCCCCAACAGCGCGACGAATTCCCCTTCCTCGATATCGAGATTGAAATCGCTGACGACGACGGACTCGCCGCCGCCCGGCGCGGGGAAACACTTTCCCAGGCGAAACAACTCCACGTATCCGGCCATGAAGAATGACTCCGCCTGTTACGATGCGCCGGCTGTTTGTAGTTTGCGTCGCACGCGTTTGCCGAGTTGAATCGGCGTGTGTCGCAAGGGACTCGCCGCCGGTTCCACGGGCGCCGCCTCGGCGACGCGCGGGACGCGTCGCTGTCCCACCAGGAACTCAGTCACTTGCGCGCGGAGCCGCTGGAATTCCGGACAATGGTTGGCCATCTTCGCGTCGCGCGGGCGCGGCAGATCGACCTCGATCGACGCACCGAGCGTGGCGCCCGGTCCCGGCGACAACGGCACAATCCGATCGGCCAGCAAAATGGCTTCGTCGACGTGATTGGTGATCATCACGACGGTTTTTTGTTCCTGCCGCCAGATCCGTTCGATCTCCTCTTGCAACGTGCCGCGCGTCAGTGCGTCGAGCGCGCTCAAAGGTTCGTCCATCAGCAGCACTTCCGGGCTCATCGCCAAGGCCCGCGCCAGCGACACGCGCTGCCGCATTCCGCCGGAAAGTTGTGCCGGACGTTTCTTAGCGGCGGCGGCCAGGTTCACGAGCGCGAGATAGTGCTCCACACGCTCCGTCATTTGTTGCCGCGTCCAGTCCGGAAACACCTGCTTGACGGCGAGCATGACGTTATCGAACACCGTCAGCCACGGGAGCAGCGAGTAATTCTGAAACACCACGCCGCGATCGGGGCCGGGACCCATGATGGGCTTACCGTCGAGCAGAACCTGTCCCTGATCCGGCGACGCCAGACCGGCGATCAAGGAAATCAGCGTCGACTTTCCTGAGCCGGAGTAGCCGACGATGCAAACGAACTCGCCGCGACGGACTTCCAGATTCACGTCGCGCAGCACCTCGTGTTCGCCGCGCGCTCCGGCAAATGATTTGCCCACGCCACGCAATGATAAGCATGCGTCATTCACAAACGGACTCCTTAGTTCAAGCGAATCGCAACCGGCGTTCCACGACGCTCATCAACCGGTCGAGCAAGAAGCCGACCAGCCCGATCGTCAAAATGCTGAGAATGATGTGCTCGTAGATCAAGCTGTTGTATTCCTGCCAGAGAAAGCCCCCGACGCCCGGCACGCCGGTCAACATCTCCGCGGCCACGATCACCAGCCAGGCGATGCCAAGGCTCAAGCGAAACCCGGTGAACATGTACGGCAACGTGGCCGGCAATAGCACCTTCCAGAGCATCGTCCAACGTGATAACCGCAACACGCGTGCAACGTTCAGATAATCCTGCGGAATTGCCCGCACGCCGACCGCCGTGTTCATCACCGTGGGCCACATCGAGCAGATGGCGATGGTGAAGATCGCGGCCGGCTGCGATTTTTGAAACAGAATCAGCCCCAACGGCAGCCAGGCCAGCGGCGAGACCGGTCGCAGGATCTGAATCAGTGGATCGAAGCACTTAGTGAACAGTTTCGACATGCCGAGGATAAACCCGAGCGGCGTCCCGA
This genomic interval from Planctomycetia bacterium contains the following:
- a CDS encoding ABC transporter ATP-binding protein, with amino-acid sequence MAGYVELFRLGKCFPAPGGGESVVVSDFNLDIEEGEFVALLGHSGCGKSTVLSMVAGLTTPSAGSIAVARREIDGPGPDRGVVFQSPCLLPWFTALDNVLLGVDRVFPHVPKRERREIGHYFLNLVGLGDAAERSAKELSQGMQQRVGIARAFAISPKMLLLDEPFGMLDSLTRMELQDVLQEILERERKTTLMVTHDVDEALYMSDRIVMMTSGPAARVGEILQVPFERPRDRAAVMRHPQYYPLRERMIEFLEEQDRHRPSAPPEPELVEPIEAPTDEEAARHSDGTTEKTPEAAMWH
- the ntrB gene encoding nitrate ABC transporter permease is translated as MSTATVNTPSTFGFSWSGLRRKLLDEFAYPLVGVAALLALWWISSATWAKDLPSPAKTWEMSKLYVLEPFAKRGELDQGILRFTWNSLILVAQGYTLAIVVGTPLGFILGMSKLFTKCFDPLIQILRPVSPLAWLPLGLILFQKSQPAAIFTIAICSMWPTVMNTAVGVRAIPQDYLNVARVLRLSRWTMLWKVLLPATLPYMFTGFRLSLGIAWLVIVAAEMLTGVPGVGGFLWQEYNSLIYEHIILSILTIGLVGFLLDRLMSVVERRLRFA
- a CDS encoding ABC transporter ATP-binding protein, producing MNDACLSLRGVGKSFAGARGEHEVLRDVNLEVRRGEFVCIVGYSGSGKSTLISLIAGLASPDQGQVLLDGKPIMGPGPDRGVVFQNYSLLPWLTVFDNVMLAVKQVFPDWTRQQMTERVEHYLALVNLAAAAKKRPAQLSGGMRQRVSLARALAMSPEVLLMDEPLSALDALTRGTLQEEIERIWRQEQKTVVMITNHVDEAILLADRIVPLSPGPGATLGASIEVDLPRPRDAKMANHCPEFQRLRAQVTEFLVGQRRVPRVAEAAPVEPAASPLRHTPIQLGKRVRRKLQTAGAS